In one Electrophorus electricus isolate fEleEle1 chromosome 21, fEleEle1.pri, whole genome shotgun sequence genomic region, the following are encoded:
- the LOC113579692 gene encoding proline-rich protein 5-like: protein MSSSQQRTCNQSSIHLPVLSQLQPASSMLHGPSGSDMNRIYSAVSKVFQGKELQMNELYSLNESIRWLLKTEMGSFIKEYYQNQLLNKGFTFIFEEVQLHEGERQLFFLAKEWLRFFSEILPTLQAIFYPLQGQELTVRQMALLGFRDLVLMRLPVEDLLPTNLPLLPTSITQMLLVLQGVHDPRGPSVEYCRLEKMLEMVVSPYLWNYKNKSYVEDTRETRHLIQPEIRITQHISEGSLLSPLMEEEGEMYLERRGCSLRCYSMTDGLSDIADMHLLSVTRTTHCGLTDNCGTSEEMMREHNRNLFQVSHTF from the exons ATGAGTTCCAGCCAGCAGCGAACCTGCAACCAGAGCTCCATCCATTTGCCCGTCCTCTCTCAACTACAACCTGCCTCCAGCATGCTGCATGGCCCTAGTGGCAGTGACATGAACAG GATCTATTCTGCAGTTAGCAAGGTGTTTCAGGGAAAGGAGCTTCAGATGAATGAACTCTACTCCTTAAATGAGAGTATCAG ATGGCTTCTAAAAACAGAGATGGGGTCATTCATCAAAGAGTATTATCAG AATCAACTTCTGAATAAAggctttacatttatttttgaggaGGTTCAACTGCATGAAG GAGAAAGACAGCTCTTTTTCTTGGCTAAGGAATGGTTGAGATTTTTCTCTGAGATTCTTCCTACACTGCAGGCTATTTTCTATCCATtgcag GGCCAGGAGCTGACAGTGAGGCAGATGGCCCTGCTGGGCTTCAGGGATCTGGTCCTGATGAGGCTTCCTGTCGAGGACCTGCTACCCACCAATCTGCCTCTGCTTCCCACGTCCATCACACAGATGCTGCTGGTCCTACAG GGAGTCCACGATCCCAGAGGGCCCTCAGTGGAATACTGTCGGCTTGAAAAGATGCTCGAGATGGTGGTTTCTCCTTACCTGTGGAACTACAAGAACAAAA GCTATGTAGAAGATACCAGAGAAACCAGACACCTCATCCAACCGGAGATAAGGATTACACAGCATATTTCAGAAGGGTCTCTTCTGTCACCTTTAatggaagaggaaggagagatgTATCTGGAGAGAAGGGGGTGCAGCCTACGATGCTACAGCATGACTGATGGTCTGTCCGACATTGCTGACATGCATCTTCTCTCTGTTACTAGGACGACACATTGTGGGTTAACAGACAACTGTGGGACCAGTGAGGAAATGATgagagaacacaacagaaatCTCTTTCAAGTCAGTCACACATTTTGA